Proteins encoded by one window of Microplitis mediator isolate UGA2020A chromosome 1, iyMicMedi2.1, whole genome shotgun sequence:
- the LOC130673928 gene encoding TBC1 domain family member 13 encodes MSILKKRLVDFEEILHDEEIDLINLRRLCFHGIPDEGGLRSLCWKLLLNYLPLTRQDWSDVLKRKRDLYNTFIEDLIVTPGEATADGDRVDVTLHDHPLNSNPGSKWQTYFKDNEVLLQIDKDVRRLCPDISFFQQGTDYPCQAIVNANGPKRLHSRVQYTVLRSANVERKGLGVTKIAVSVRKAPEDYAPLAEGGEAHWEVLERILFLYAKLNPGQGYVQGMNEIVGPIYHAFACDPDPNWREHAEADTFFCFTNLMGEIRDFFIKSLDEAEFGINSMMIKLSQQVKSNDHDVYLRLQQQDLCPQYYSFRWLTLLLSQEFPLPDVMRIWDSLFADEKRFSFLIHICCAMILLLKDQLLDNDFATNVKLLQNFPSMDIQIVLTKAASLAGKNLNTP; translated from the exons ATGAGTATTTTAAAGAAGag attagTTGATTTTGAGGAAATTCTTCATGATGAAGaaatagatttaattaatttgcgTCGATTATGTTTTCATG gAATACCAGATGAAGGAGGCTTAAGATCGTTGTGttggaaattattattaaattatttgccaCTGACTAGACAAGACTGGTCAGATGTACTCAAGCGTAAAAGAGATTTATATAATACATTCATTG aGGATTTAATAGTAACACCGGGTGAGGCAACAGCTGATGGTGATCGTGTTGATGTAACATTACATGACCATCctttaaattcaaatcctGGAAGTAAATGGCAAACTTATTTTAAAGATAATGAAGTTTTATTACAAATAGATAAAGATGTTAG acGTTTGTGCCCAGACATATCATTCTTCCAACAAGGTACTGATTATCCTTGTCAAGCAATAGTTAATGCAAATGGACCAAAACGTTTACATTCACGTGTACAGTACACAGTACTTAGAAGTGCCAATGTTGAAAGAAAAGGCTTAGGAGTTACTAAg atTGCAGTGTCAGTAAGAAAAGCACCGGAAGACTATGCACCGTTAGCTGAAGGTGGTGAAGCACACTGGGAAGTATTGgaaagaattttatttctttatgcTAAATTAAATCCTGGACAAGGATATGTTCAAGGAATGAATGAAATCGTTGGTCCTATTTATCATGCATTTGCATGCGATCCAGATCCTAATTGGAGag aACACGCAGAGgcagatacatttttttgtttcacaaaTCTCATGGGTGAAATACGAGATTTCTTCATAAAATCATTGGATGAAGCGGAATTTGGTATTAATTCGATGATGATTAAACTTAGTCAACAAGTTAAAAGCAATGATCATGACGTTTATTTACGATTACAACAACAAGATTTATGTCCACAATATTACAGTtt tagatgGTTAACTTTGTTGTTGTCTCAAGAATTTCCACTGCCAGATGTTATGAGAATTTGGGACTCACTTTTTgctgatgaaaaaagattCAGCTTTTTGATACATATTTGCTGTGCTATGATATT attaCTGAAAGATCAATTATTAGATAACGATTTTGCTACAAATGTCAAATTACTTcag AATTTTCCTTCAATGGATATTCAAATAGTGCTCACTAAAGCAGCTTCATTGGCGGGTAAAAATCTAAATACTCCTTAG
- the LOC130670751 gene encoding peptidoglycan-recognition protein SC2-like translates to MFHVIEVILLNALFAFTAGQSTENIISRQEWGARLPKEPPINLTINPPAFIVIHHSGRGAGCTTQALCQAKVRSFQDFHMDFREWDDIGYNFLIGEDGNVYEGRGWGIKGAHFPAYNARSLGICFIGNFDKKIPAPAAIKTAKNFLDYAVTLGKLQSNYTLIGHRQGRSTTCPGDKLFELIQSWPKWKNVTTD, encoded by the exons ATGTTTCATGTCATAGAAGTCATTTTGCTTAATGCCTTGTTTGCTTTTACTGCTGGTCAATCGACAG aaaatattataagcagACAAGAATGGGGAGCGAGATTACCAAAAGAACCTCCAATAAACCTTACGATAAATCCACCAGCATTTATCGTTATTCATCATTCTGGACGAGGTGCAGGATGTACCACACAAGCTTTATGTCAAGCTAAAGTTAGAAGTTTTCAG gaTTTTCATATGGATTTTAGAGAATGGGATGATATTGGCTACAACTTTTTAATTGGAGAAGATGGTAATGTTTATGAAGGCCGTGGCTGGGGTATTAAAGGAGCTCATTTCCCTGCTTACAATGCAAGAAGTTTAGGAATTTGTTTTATTGGGAATTTTGATA aaaaaattccagCACCAGCAGCTATAAAAACTGCAAAAAACTTTCTGGATTATGCAGTAACTTTAGGTAAATTACAATCAAATTATACATTGATAGGACACCGACAAGGAAGATCGACTACTTGTCCGGGTGacaaactttttgaattaattcaaAGTTGGCCAAAATGGAAAAATGTTACTActgactaa